A section of the Citrus sinensis cultivar Valencia sweet orange chromosome 8, DVS_A1.0, whole genome shotgun sequence genome encodes:
- the LOC127899026 gene encoding geraniol 8-hydroxylase-like: protein MRVLKMDHMLSCILWLLFTWLFVMALSSFYKRRKAGSEQQPPGPTPYPVIGNLLELGDKPHKSLAKLAKIHGPIMTLKFGQVTTVVVSSASMAKAILQNHDSSFCNRMVPDAACSYNHQEIGMVWLPVSTPWKNLRKICNLHIFSSHKLDANQDIRRKKIKHLLAYVEENCRVGRAIVIGQAVFNTSLNVLSNTIFSVDLVDPTAREFKDIVWGIMTELGKPNLSDNFPLLKKLDLQGIRRRMTIHCSKIFEVFDRLIDQRLDQRQEHGYNTSTESSDVLDTLLNISQDKSVEIDGNDIKHLLLDLFVAGADTTSSTLEWAMAELLHSPEALSKARLELEHTIGRGKPLEESDITRLPYLQAVLKETFRLHPVAPLFLPRKASTDVEIAGFTVQRGSKVLVNAWAIGRDESTWDNPLIFMPERFLGSDLDVKGRNFELIPFGAGRRICPGLPLAIRMLHIMLGSLINSFDWKLEDEKMDMEEKFGITLQKAQPLRAVPIAI, encoded by the exons ATGAGAGTTTTAAAGATGGATCATATGTTAAGCTGCATATTATGGCTTCTATTCACTTGGCTTTTTGTGATGGCTTTGAGTTCCTTTTACAAGAGACGCAAAGCAGGATCCGAACAGCAGCCGCCGGGGCCTACGCCTTATCCAGTGATTGGAAACCTCCTCGAACTTGGTGACAAACCGCACAAGTCACTAGCCAAGCTTGCCAAGATTCATGGCCCCATAATGACTCTAAAATTTGGCCAGGTAACCACCGTAGTGGTTTCTTCAGCAAGCATGGCAAAAGCTATCCTTCAAAATCATGATTCATCATTCTGTAACCGGATGGTCCCGGACGCAGCCTGTTCCTACAATCACCAAGAAATTGGGATGGTCTGGCTTCCTGTCTCAACACCGTGGAAAAATCTACGAAAAATATGCAACTTACATATTTTCTCTAGTCACAAACTTGATGCCAATCAAGACATCCGGCGCAAGAAAATCAAGCATCTACTTGCTTATGTTGAAGAAAATTGCCGTGTGGGGCGAGCAATAGTGATTGGCCAAGCTGTTTTCAATACTTCACTTAATGTGTTATCCAACACAATTTTTTCCGTCGATTTGGTTGATCCCACTGCGCGAGAGTTTAAGGATATAGTTTGGGGTATCATGACAGAACTAGGAAAGCCTAATCTGTCCGACAATTTTCCTCTGCTTAAAAAGCTTGACCTGCAGGGGATAAGGCGTCGCATGACAATTCATTGCAGCAAGATATTTGAGGTGTTTGATCGCTTGATTGATCAAAGACTGGATCAAAGACAAGAACATGGTTACAATACTAGTACCGAATCTTCAGATGTGCTGGATACTCTTCTCAATATTAGCCAAGACAAGAGTGTGGAGATTGATGGAAATGACATCAAACATTTGCTTTTg GATTTGTTTGTTGCGGGGGCTGACACAACTTCGAGCACATTGGAATGGGCGATGGCAGAGCTACTCCATAGCCCAGAGGCTTTATCAAAAGCAAGATTGGAGCTGGAACACACAATTGGCAGGGGCAAGCCACTTGAAGAATCAGACATCACTCGATTACCTTATCTACAAGCAGTACTCAAAGAAACCTTCAGGTTGCACCCAGTAGCTCCCTTATTTCTCCCCCGTAAAGCCTCAACAGACGTAGAGATCGCTGGCTTCACAGTGCAAAGAGGTTCAAAAGTTTTAGTCAATGCATGGGCTATTGGCAGAGATGAAAGCACATGGGACAACCCTCTCATTTTCATGCCCGAAAGGTTCTTGGGATCAGATCTTGATGTCAAAGGCCGCAATTTTGAGCTAATCCCCTTTGGAGCTGGGCGACGAATTTGTCCTGGTTTGCCATTGGCAATCAGAATGTTACATATAATGTTAGGTTCACTTATTAACTCTTTTGATTGGAAGCTTGAAGATGAGAAGATGGACATGGAAGAGAAATTTGGTATAACCTTACAGAAGGCTCAACCCCTTCGTGCTGTCCCTATTGCCATTTAG